From one Candidatus Marinarcus aquaticus genomic stretch:
- the waaC gene encoding lipopolysaccharide heptosyltransferase I codes for MIQINRLAIVKLSAMGDIIHAMVALQFIKQHYPHIVIDWIVEESFKGVLQNHPHINAVYTLNLKSIKKNRRKIFEEIKKVRSYAKQEYDLVIDAQGLIKSAIVSKLLGKKVAGFSKHSTREGFASFFYNTKIEIAYDKNVIERNAKVLSEPLGFEITTEQLHNKEPFLYFEPSQKVDDLIEKESKTVLFVIGASWPSKMYSKEKFVKIINTIKENCYVIWGSEEEKKIALYIASQSCAKVAPKLSLDELKALISKADLLIGNDTGPTHMAWALNRPSITLFGNTPGYRNTYTTTINRVIESHSVVNPFKLKKDDFSINEIDEEAVITMAKGLLSEDVL; via the coding sequence ATGATACAAATAAATCGATTAGCGATTGTAAAGCTATCGGCCATGGGTGACATCATCCATGCGATGGTGGCATTGCAATTTATAAAACAACACTATCCTCATATTGTTATTGATTGGATTGTAGAAGAGTCCTTTAAAGGGGTGCTTCAAAACCATCCGCATATCAATGCTGTCTATACGCTCAACCTAAAAAGTATTAAAAAAAACAGACGAAAAATCTTTGAAGAGATAAAAAAAGTACGCAGTTACGCCAAACAAGAGTATGATTTGGTCATTGATGCCCAAGGCTTGATTAAATCGGCCATTGTTTCAAAGCTTTTAGGTAAAAAAGTGGCAGGTTTTTCAAAACACTCAACACGAGAAGGGTTTGCAAGTTTCTTTTACAACACAAAAATAGAGATAGCATACGATAAAAATGTCATTGAGCGAAATGCAAAAGTTTTAAGTGAACCTCTTGGCTTTGAAATCACAACTGAGCAACTTCATAATAAAGAGCCGTTTTTATATTTTGAACCTTCACAAAAAGTGGATGATTTGATTGAAAAAGAGAGTAAAACAGTGCTGTTTGTCATAGGTGCAAGCTGGCCAAGTAAAATGTACTCTAAAGAAAAATTTGTTAAAATCATTAACACTATTAAAGAGAATTGTTATGTGATTTGGGGAAGTGAAGAGGAGAAAAAGATTGCACTGTATATTGCCAGTCAATCGTGTGCAAAAGTGGCACCTAAACTCAGCCTTGATGAACTTAAAGCATTGATTTCAAAAGCAGATTTACTCATAGGAAATGATACGGGGCCAACTCATATGGCTTGGGCATTGAACCGGCCTTCCATTACGCTTTTTGGAAATACCCCAGGATACAGAAATACATACACAACAACGATTAACAGAGTGATTGAATCACACAGTGTTGTGAATCCATTTAAACTTAAAAAAGATGATTTCTCTATCAATGAAATTGATGAAGAAGCGGTTATTACCATGGCAAAAGGACTGTTAAGTGAAGACGTACTTTAG
- a CDS encoding lipid A biosynthesis lauroyl acyltransferase — MKTYFRYYLYQVLKVLFLITPNFILKYMLIGIAKLASKFNKEHIHIAQVNLDLVYGDTMPQEQKEKIIYASYKSLLFNMYEFIENQSISKEKLLAKASIENEQVILDALKNNRKIIFVTAHYGGWELAIPYVALKYGTLAVVNRKMDNPLINDMYVKARDRNNIIMLEKKVAAKGMLKAFKQGQFVAVAIDQHMKNGVEIEFFGKKVMATDATARLALKFDAVIIPLFAQCNDLRDYTIKVHDALDATKIEFKTDDPIKELTQMQADVIEKQIKQRPEFWFWQHKRWKKYYKDLYKRD, encoded by the coding sequence GTGAAGACGTACTTTAGATACTATTTATACCAAGTGCTTAAAGTGCTTTTTTTAATTACTCCCAATTTTATACTCAAATATATGCTCATAGGTATTGCAAAGCTTGCAAGCAAGTTCAACAAAGAGCACATTCATATTGCTCAAGTGAATTTGGATTTGGTTTATGGTGACACCATGCCACAAGAGCAAAAAGAGAAGATTATTTATGCTTCATATAAATCATTGCTGTTTAATATGTATGAATTTATTGAAAATCAATCAATCTCTAAAGAGAAACTTTTAGCCAAAGCAAGCATTGAAAATGAACAAGTAATTTTAGATGCTTTAAAAAACAATCGTAAAATCATCTTTGTAACAGCACACTATGGTGGATGGGAACTTGCAATTCCTTATGTGGCTTTAAAGTATGGAACGCTTGCCGTTGTAAATCGTAAGATGGATAACCCTTTGATTAATGATATGTATGTTAAAGCCAGAGACAGAAACAATATCATCATGCTTGAGAAAAAAGTGGCTGCCAAAGGGATGTTAAAAGCATTTAAGCAAGGACAGTTTGTCGCAGTTGCTATTGACCAACACATGAAAAATGGGGTTGAGATAGAGTTCTTTGGTAAAAAAGTAATGGCCACAGATGCCACTGCACGTTTGGCCTTGAAGTTTGATGCGGTTATTATACCTCTGTTTGCTCAATGTAATGATTTACGAGATTATACAATAAAAGTTCATGATGCTTTAGATGCAACAAAGATTGAGTTTAAAACCGACGATCCCATCAAAGAGCTGACACAAATGCAAGCAGATGTAATCGAAAAACAGATTAAGCAGCGACCAGAATTCTGGTTTTGGCAACATAAACGTTGGAAAAAATATTATAAAGATTTATACAAAAGAGACTAA
- a CDS encoding diacylglycerol kinase, giving the protein MNNKPKYHLFKNTQYALSGLVHALKTESSFKLELLCAVFIIAGIILIDASLTQKMILLVTGILVLIVELINSAIENVVDLVTLEKHPLAKAAKDIGSTAVMFSIGLHAACWILVLLWA; this is encoded by the coding sequence ATGAACAACAAACCTAAATATCACCTTTTTAAAAACACACAGTATGCGTTAAGTGGTTTAGTGCATGCACTTAAAACAGAGAGTTCATTTAAACTTGAGCTTTTATGTGCGGTGTTTATTATTGCAGGGATTATTCTTATCGATGCCTCACTAACTCAAAAGATGATACTGCTTGTGACAGGTATCTTGGTTTTAATTGTGGAATTAATTAATTCAGCCATTGAAAATGTAGTGGATTTGGTTACGCTTGAAAAACACCCATTGGCAAAAGCTGCAAAAGATATTGGTTCAACAGCGGTGATGTTCTCAATTGGTTTACATGCTGCATGTTGGATTTTGGTACTTTTATGGGCATGA
- a CDS encoding RIO1 family regulatory kinase/ATPase, with amino-acid sequence MLDFGTFMGMTFEKLIKKELEQNSSDIFPLIFEDQKYWVKQARATQSSSLHKFYYFLFPFEVLLPVKAKTAQEALQFETNKLKQFNELGITTPHIAYQDEHVFALEDCGKNINSFIRKRDISKERMYFFIDALLETLAKIHNNGLFHGGAQARNFTFKDDKVYVIDLEDSFEESIDLELLQFRDLLLLLLSLTKTRASFDMDYEYVIEKYIALTNNSSFKMRLKQLASKISWLYCISQIKWVKKLLGRDVKGFFKLIKALKEL; translated from the coding sequence ATGTTGGATTTTGGTACTTTTATGGGCATGACGTTTGAAAAACTCATAAAAAAAGAGCTGGAACAAAACAGTTCAGATATCTTTCCTTTGATTTTTGAAGACCAAAAATATTGGGTTAAACAAGCACGTGCTACTCAATCGTCGAGTCTTCATAAGTTTTATTACTTTCTGTTTCCTTTTGAAGTATTGCTTCCCGTTAAAGCTAAAACTGCACAAGAGGCACTGCAATTTGAAACCAACAAATTAAAACAGTTTAATGAACTGGGAATCACCACTCCTCATATTGCCTACCAAGATGAGCATGTTTTTGCTTTAGAAGATTGTGGAAAAAACATCAACTCTTTTATTCGAAAAAGAGATATCTCAAAAGAGCGTATGTACTTTTTTATTGATGCATTGCTTGAGACATTGGCAAAAATTCATAACAATGGACTTTTTCATGGTGGAGCTCAAGCACGTAACTTTACGTTTAAAGATGACAAGGTGTATGTCATTGATTTGGAAGACAGTTTTGAAGAGAGTATTGATTTAGAGCTTCTGCAGTTTCGAGACCTCTTGTTACTGTTGCTTTCTTTGACAAAAACGCGTGCGAGTTTTGATATGGATTATGAGTATGTGATTGAGAAGTATATTGCGCTTACAAACAACAGTTCATTTAAAATGCGATTGAAACAGTTGGCTTCAAAGATTTCTTGGCTCTATTGTATCAGCCAAATTAAATGGGTTAAAAAACTCTTAGGACGTGATGTCAAAGGTTTTTTTAAATTAATCAAAGCATTAAAAGAGTTATAA
- a CDS encoding LTA synthase family protein, with translation MKQHNTMMSLILNSFKKLMYAHLFFLVIMSLFRAVFVWYYNPLENISEYTSDVIQAFILGFRLDLTVVGYIQVIPTLLLIALYYIKKERLLQFFNQLFVLYLFVCYVAVSLFLTADFGFYSYFKDHINIIFFGLFDDDTHALMITFWQNYPVVLILSLFVLYVVLIFAVVRKIFKSNNRIIQSFFGLKISFLVFASIFVLNFLAVRGTVGMYPLGKMIPNVSTNEFINKISHNGFRAFTTAYGIRKEYLKRKYDLIEATGFHHNIEKAFEFYSAPQPINKENLLSNITHTTQKVDDKEYNVIVIMVESFGMPILKYQSDEFNILGRLKKHFDEDTLLTNFISAGDGTISSLQSLLLNIPQRPKSFAFSQSIYKQTSFTYSPAFLFNDAGYESTFVYGGDLTWRNLGSFVKYQGYQNIEGKINIYEHLTNKTKSKEEYFHPWGIFDEYLYEHIFNKLKSDKKQFIVALSTNNHPPYNVPNDYERKSLVFNENIKHHLVGDFELAQQRFASYAYAVDQVGAFLDRFKASPYKENTIIAITADNNTIDGIMKYDDNELLNSKNIPLYFYIPESLKKKLQINTEVAGSHKDIFPTLYNMALDNQEYISVGSNLFDASKKHYGFNGSMIVNHENQIEQLQSLETQTKSELLNFYKANLAITQYLIDTYHKEQKGSK, from the coding sequence ATGAAACAGCACAATACAATGATGAGTTTGATTCTGAACAGCTTTAAAAAGTTGATGTATGCGCATCTTTTCTTTTTAGTTATTATGTCGCTGTTTCGAGCCGTTTTTGTTTGGTATTATAACCCTTTAGAAAATATTTCAGAGTATACAAGTGATGTTATCCAGGCTTTTATCTTAGGATTTCGTCTGGATTTAACCGTGGTTGGGTATATTCAAGTCATACCTACACTGCTTTTAATTGCACTTTATTACATTAAAAAAGAGCGTTTACTGCAATTTTTTAATCAACTTTTTGTGCTGTATCTGTTTGTTTGTTATGTGGCAGTGAGTCTCTTTTTAACGGCTGATTTTGGCTTTTATTCCTACTTTAAAGACCATATTAATATTATTTTCTTTGGTCTGTTTGATGATGACACCCATGCCTTGATGATTACTTTCTGGCAAAATTATCCGGTGGTATTGATACTCTCACTCTTTGTTTTATATGTAGTATTGATATTTGCCGTGGTTCGAAAAATATTTAAAAGTAACAATCGTATCATTCAAAGTTTTTTTGGACTCAAAATCTCTTTTTTAGTTTTTGCTTCGATTTTTGTACTGAACTTTTTAGCAGTACGAGGTACTGTAGGAATGTACCCTTTAGGAAAAATGATTCCAAACGTATCGACCAATGAGTTTATCAATAAAATCTCACACAATGGTTTCAGAGCATTTACCACAGCGTATGGAATACGAAAAGAGTATTTAAAAAGAAAGTATGATTTGATTGAGGCCACAGGCTTTCATCACAATATTGAAAAAGCATTTGAGTTTTACAGTGCACCACAACCAATCAATAAAGAGAATCTGTTAAGTAACATTACACATACCACTCAAAAAGTCGATGATAAAGAGTATAACGTTATTGTCATCATGGTAGAGAGTTTTGGTATGCCTATTTTAAAATATCAAAGTGATGAGTTTAACATCTTGGGTCGATTAAAAAAGCATTTTGATGAGGACACACTGTTAACTAACTTTATCTCAGCAGGTGATGGTACCATTTCAAGTTTGCAATCGCTTCTTTTAAACATACCGCAACGTCCAAAGTCATTTGCTTTCTCACAATCTATTTATAAACAGACTTCATTTACCTATTCACCTGCCTTTTTATTTAATGATGCTGGGTATGAGAGTACATTTGTGTATGGTGGAGATTTGACATGGAGAAACTTAGGCTCTTTTGTGAAGTATCAAGGGTATCAAAATATTGAAGGTAAAATCAATATTTACGAACACCTAACGAATAAAACAAAATCCAAAGAGGAGTACTTTCACCCGTGGGGAATTTTTGATGAGTATTTATATGAACACATCTTTAATAAGTTAAAAAGCGATAAGAAACAGTTTATTGTGGCTTTAAGTACCAATAATCATCCTCCGTATAATGTACCCAATGATTATGAAAGAAAATCATTGGTCTTTAATGAAAATATCAAACACCATTTAGTAGGTGACTTTGAGTTGGCACAACAACGTTTTGCTTCATATGCGTATGCCGTGGATCAAGTGGGGGCATTTTTAGACAGGTTTAAAGCATCCCCTTATAAAGAGAACACCATCATTGCTATTACTGCAGATAACAATACCATTGATGGGATTATGAAATATGATGACAATGAGTTGTTAAACTCCAAAAATATTCCATTGTATTTTTATATTCCAGAGTCTTTGAAAAAGAAATTACAGATTAATACAGAAGTGGCGGGTTCTCACAAAGATATTTTTCCAACATTGTATAACATGGCTTTAGATAATCAAGAATATATTTCTGTAGGGAGCAATTTGTTTGATGCCTCAAAAAAACATTATGGGTTTAATGGCTCTATGATTGTGAATCATGAGAACCAAATTGAGCAATTGCAAAGTTTAGAAACACAAACAAAGAGTGAGCTTTTGAATTTCTATAAAGCCAATTTAGCGATTACTCAATATCTGATCGATACGTATCACAAAGAACAAAAAGGAAGTAAATGA
- a CDS encoding glycosyltransferase family 4 protein has translation MKIVYISRSIIPSRTANSIHVMKMCNAFASLGHEVTLLAPWTKKLEEKDITDIFEYYGVEKNFELKKLFSPNIKYLKKRIYSLRCLSEVKKINPDIVYGRDDMFAFYLTQKSGYFTLFEKHEPYDGEGFNDFFFTKFMNANRKSAKLVVNSNELRKMYHTRCELSMDSILAANNGTNPIADEKIPEGMTLDTNRVHIGYVGSLFKGRGIDIIIELAKRIPSADFHIIGGKDKDLEFWKSQVSLDNLIFYGFVEPKETYKYRNMCDILLAPYQSDEEGNRSSRYMSPIKLFEYMSSKKAIVCSNFKVVYEALNDECAMLVESSNLQQWEEAVHTLMNDKDKREQLAINAYEKFLKYHTWQARAQKILEYIESNR, from the coding sequence ATGAAAATAGTTTATATATCACGCTCTATTATTCCATCACGAACAGCAAATAGTATCCATGTGATGAAGATGTGCAATGCATTTGCTTCGTTGGGTCATGAAGTTACCTTATTGGCTCCTTGGACAAAAAAGCTTGAAGAAAAAGACATCACTGATATTTTTGAATATTATGGTGTAGAAAAAAATTTTGAGTTAAAAAAACTCTTTTCACCCAATATCAAGTATCTTAAAAAACGTATCTACTCTTTACGATGTCTGAGTGAAGTTAAAAAGATAAACCCTGATATTGTCTATGGACGAGATGATATGTTTGCATTTTATTTAACTCAAAAAAGTGGTTACTTTACTTTGTTTGAAAAGCATGAACCGTATGATGGGGAAGGTTTCAATGATTTCTTCTTTACTAAGTTTATGAATGCAAATAGAAAAAGTGCCAAGTTGGTTGTGAACTCCAATGAGCTAAGAAAGATGTACCACACTCGATGTGAACTCTCAATGGATTCAATTTTAGCAGCGAATAATGGTACGAATCCCATTGCCGATGAAAAAATACCTGAAGGCATGACATTAGATACAAACAGAGTTCATATAGGATATGTAGGAAGCCTATTTAAAGGTAGAGGTATTGATATCATCATTGAATTAGCAAAACGTATCCCAAGTGCTGATTTTCATATCATTGGTGGGAAAGATAAAGATTTAGAGTTTTGGAAGAGTCAAGTAAGCTTAGACAATCTGATTTTCTATGGTTTTGTTGAACCTAAAGAGACTTATAAATACAGAAATATGTGCGATATTTTATTGGCACCGTATCAAAGTGATGAAGAGGGAAATCGTTCAAGTAGATATATGTCTCCTATTAAACTGTTTGAGTATATGTCTTCAAAAAAAGCGATTGTCTGTTCAAACTTTAAAGTGGTCTATGAAGCGTTGAATGATGAGTGCGCTATGCTTGTAGAGAGTTCAAACTTACAGCAGTGGGAAGAGGCTGTTCATACTTTGATGAATGATAAAGATAAAAGAGAACAACTGGCAATCAATGCGTATGAAAAGTTCTTGAAGTATCATACATGGCAAGCAAGAGCTCAAAAAATTCTTGAGTATATTGAATCAAACAGATGA
- a CDS encoding YrbL family protein: MIDLDNLTAIGKGTNRTCYAYPQKSDLCIKVTHSNDFSEMIKEIKYYRYLMQRNISWEHISSYHGSIETTKGRGEVFDLIKDFDGEVSKTLSYYLQSDELTKSIINPIPLLKELKEYTLKELVVVKDLNTKNMLYQKVSEHEARLVLIDGVLNNDYLPFTKYIDYFTRKKILRLWNRFENSLPKKYEFNLYFLELLNE, encoded by the coding sequence ATGATTGATTTAGATAACTTAACGGCTATTGGTAAAGGAACAAATCGTACCTGTTATGCCTATCCTCAAAAGAGTGATTTATGTATAAAGGTCACTCACTCAAATGATTTTTCAGAGATGATAAAAGAGATAAAGTATTACAGATACTTGATGCAAAGAAATATCTCTTGGGAACACATCTCTTCATATCATGGCAGTATTGAAACAACAAAAGGTCGAGGGGAAGTCTTTGATTTAATCAAAGATTTTGACGGTGAAGTCTCTAAAACACTCTCATACTATTTGCAAAGTGATGAGTTGACTAAGAGTATTATTAATCCCATTCCGTTACTCAAAGAGTTAAAAGAGTACACATTAAAAGAGTTGGTGGTCGTAAAAGATTTAAATACAAAGAACATGCTCTATCAAAAAGTCAGTGAACATGAAGCAAGATTGGTTTTGATTGATGGTGTATTGAACAATGACTATTTGCCATTTACAAAATATATTGACTATTTTACACGTAAAAAGATTCTACGGCTTTGGAATCGATTTGAAAACTCATTGCCTAAAAAGTATGAGTTTAACCTCTACTTTTTAGAGTTATTAAACGAGTAG
- a CDS encoding glycosyltransferase has product MKQNTAIICLSPVNGGMELASVKLARILSSDVNTFFIGKKDGFIASRKEHFENHPITPFYADFSSNFSFSLIKQVRTILIQNKIKNIIFLGASEMKSLYFATLGLDINFIIRQGSKKTTSKKDFLHKLFYSNVKTYVGNCDYMKQNIIDILPIANSAKVTRIYSSLKLQEEVDFKAYTKHLDLIHVGRVHPGKGQFEAIKACEILTQNSIPFTLKFLGDIQDKNYLETMQNYLDDSDIKQNVEFVGYTTKVKEYLQQSDVFIFPSLGEGMSNAIIEALGFGLIPIIYNDTSSPEFKTLGFHIHLTHENTVQELQKELLSVAQNLESEKKMAQENHEKALKIFAPEREKNEYLELLV; this is encoded by the coding sequence ATGAAACAAAACACAGCTATAATTTGCTTATCACCCGTTAATGGTGGTATGGAATTGGCTTCAGTGAAACTGGCAAGAATTTTAAGCAGTGATGTAAACACCTTTTTTATTGGAAAAAAAGATGGCTTTATTGCATCACGAAAAGAGCATTTTGAAAACCATCCTATCACTCCATTTTATGCTGACTTTTCAAGTAACTTTAGTTTCTCTCTTATCAAACAAGTTCGTACTATTCTCATACAAAACAAGATAAAAAACATCATCTTCTTAGGTGCATCAGAGATGAAATCTCTCTATTTTGCTACACTGGGATTGGACATTAACTTTATTATCAGACAAGGGTCAAAAAAGACCACTTCTAAAAAAGATTTTTTACACAAACTTTTTTACAGCAATGTGAAAACATACGTTGGCAATTGCGACTACATGAAACAAAATATCATCGATATTTTACCCATTGCAAACAGTGCAAAAGTTACTCGGATTTACTCCTCTTTAAAACTGCAAGAAGAGGTTGACTTTAAAGCCTATACAAAACATCTTGACTTAATTCATGTGGGACGAGTTCACCCTGGGAAAGGACAGTTTGAAGCTATAAAAGCGTGTGAGATTTTAACACAAAACAGTATTCCTTTTACGCTGAAGTTCTTAGGAGACATCCAAGATAAAAACTACTTAGAAACAATGCAAAACTATCTGGATGATTCAGATATAAAACAAAATGTTGAGTTTGTGGGGTACACCACCAAAGTCAAAGAGTATTTACAACAAAGTGATGTTTTTATATTCCCTAGCTTAGGAGAAGGGATGAGTAATGCCATCATTGAAGCGTTGGGATTTGGACTCATTCCAATTATTTACAATGACACCTCATCACCTGAGTTTAAAACCTTGGGGTTTCATATTCATTTAACCCATGAAAATACGGTTCAAGAGTTGCAAAAAGAGCTTTTAAGTGTCGCTCAAAACCTTGAGAGTGAGAAAAAAATGGCACAAGAAAATCACGAAAAAGCGCTAAAAATATTTGCGCCAGAACGTGAAAAAAATGAGTATTTGGAACTACTCGTTTAA
- a CDS encoding glycosyltransferase family 2 protein, whose product MNITANIITLNEENNIEEVIKSVQTVCDEVLVVDSLSSDKTCEIAERLGAKVIHQAYLGDGPQKAFGAPFAKNDWVLSIDADERLDTNAIKAIKQLDLDNTPYDAFSFARKTYVGKNFIKLWYPDRVTRLYNRQKCAYSTAKGHAKVETENVFDLEADMLHFSYENYVHMIRTTEKFIKRGAVLAYEDGKRANKFDPIIHGIGALFKTLILKGGAFHGINGWNVAVISAFSSYMKYAVMLEMQQNEQQ is encoded by the coding sequence TTGAACATAACGGCTAATATTATAACACTCAATGAAGAGAACAATATTGAAGAGGTCATCAAATCAGTACAGACTGTGTGTGATGAAGTTTTAGTAGTGGATTCATTGAGTTCTGATAAAACATGTGAGATTGCTGAGCGTTTGGGTGCGAAAGTGATACATCAAGCCTATTTGGGAGATGGTCCACAAAAAGCATTTGGAGCTCCATTTGCAAAGAACGATTGGGTTTTAAGCATTGATGCAGATGAACGACTTGATACCAATGCAATAAAAGCAATCAAACAACTAGATTTAGATAATACTCCTTATGACGCTTTCTCTTTTGCACGAAAAACATATGTTGGAAAAAACTTTATAAAGCTGTGGTATCCAGACCGTGTAACACGTCTGTATAACCGACAAAAGTGCGCTTACTCTACCGCGAAAGGGCATGCAAAAGTAGAGACAGAGAATGTATTTGATTTAGAAGCTGATATGTTGCATTTCTCATATGAAAACTATGTGCATATGATTCGTACCACTGAAAAGTTTATCAAACGTGGAGCAGTGTTGGCATATGAAGATGGTAAACGAGCCAACAAATTTGACCCTATTATTCATGGTATTGGCGCTTTATTTAAAACCTTGATTTTAAAAGGGGGTGCATTTCATGGTATTAATGGATGGAATGTGGCAGTCATTTCGGCATTCAGTTCATACATGAAATACGCAGTGATGTTGGAGATGCAACAAAATGAGCAACAATAA